A segment of the Gemmatimonadales bacterium genome:
GTCTCCCGCGGCCCAACGCACTCCCTGACTTGGGAGTAGGGCCGTGGGGTACCATGCCGCCTCGGCGAAGAAACGCATCAGTTCGCCTCGGGCGAGGTCCTCGGTACCGCGCAGAAGGACCAAGGGAACGAGGCCGAGCAGCGACGCGTGCAGGAGACCTTCGCCGGCACTATACGCATCGTGCACCTGCACTGCCACGCCCGGCAGTACCAGGACCCGAGCGTTCCAGTCGAAGCCCGGCCGTCGGGTGACCACCATCTGATCCGAAGCAAATCGCTTCCAGCGGTCCGCGGTATCACCCAGGTTGAAGGTGCCACGGTGCTGTATCCTCACGCCCGTTACCATCGGCTGGCCGTCACTGAGCGCCGTGCGGAAGTACCGTTGCACCGGGGCCGGCAGCCCCTCGAGCTCATGGAAATCGACCACAGACGGTCGAACCGGTTCGCGAGCGGCATCCAAGCGTGCACGCAAGGCCCGGGTGCCGACACGCCAGCGGTACGCTCCGTAGAGCCGAGCTGCAACGGCACCGGCGATGAGGCCAAGGACGAGGATGAGGAGCGGCTGCTGCGCCACCTATCACCTCCGGCTTCTGGTGACGCCGTCGGCAGACTCGGCGTCGAAAGTGGCCC
Coding sequences within it:
- a CDS encoding DUF6544 family protein, with protein sequence MAQQPLLILVLGLIAGAVAARLYGAYRWRVGTRALRARLDAAREPVRPSVVDFHELEGLPAPVQRYFRTALSDGQPMVTGVRIQHRGTFNLGDTADRWKRFASDQMVVTRRPGFDWNARVLVLPGVAVQVHDAYSAGEGLLHASLLGLVPLVLLRGTEDLARGELMRFFAEAAWYPTALLPSQGVRWAAGDERSAYGTLTDGTISLTLLFRFDEHGLIESARAEARGRTVGGKVIPTPWQGRQWNYEERQGMTVPLEGEVSWLLPDGPHPYWRGRITRLDYELTAQR